The following is a genomic window from Neodiprion virginianus isolate iyNeoVirg1 chromosome 1, iyNeoVirg1.1, whole genome shotgun sequence.
CATCCGCTTGTGAGGATGTCGGCGAATGTATGGAGATGGAGAAAAGATCTAGGATTCAAGCACTAACGATTTGCCAATCTCATCTTAAAGGATCAACACGGTACAGTCTGACAAAACAACTAAACAACGTTGGTAAGTTGCAAAGAGTTCCGAGATTCATCACTAATTATACCCGATGTTACATGCAATGCGtactattttcaaattcaacgaCAGGATCTCGCGTCGACAAACATTGGTTTGCGGTGAGAGATACAACGCTGAAAGCCGACAGGCTCTTAACGCTTGCACCGTTGAGCAGAAATTGCCCAATAAACATCTGTTCGTCCATACGAGAGACGCTGAATCATTTATTTCTTGCATTGCAACACCCATATATTTGCCCTGTGCTTGATCTCGACTTCAAGGAATTCAAAGGGCAGAATTATGTGATTCTTGTGCAACCCATCAATCAAGGAAGTTTGAAGGACCTCATATATGGGGTACGGCTCTTATCACtatatttactttatttatgACCATAATTTGGGTTACCGTGTGAAGTCACCAAAATCTACAATATATTGTGTCCAAAGTGACGGTAGAATATTCAATTTGCTAACGAACGGTAGATTTACACGTGCTTAAAAAAAGCGGTACTGTTTTTTACTGGAAAAGTTTGGACCTCTGAATTATTGTAACGTATCAATTTCTGCTGACAACCTGACACTAATTTTACCACAAAAACTTCGTGCACATTTAAAAGTAACAGCCCGATGGGTGAAAATATCCCGTTTATAAAACTAGTTTCATataattcttcattttattttaaaagcGTTTACCAAGAAACTTCGAAGTGACATTTTATTAGGAACGCTCTAAATAAACAATTTGAccttcttattgttagtcatTCATAACTTCCCAAAACTTAATACTGGACTAAACAAAACACACGATACACGTTACAAAGGTTGGGCAAATAATACAGATTTTCTAAACACTTGGATAAGCATTTTGAAAGATTGTACGAATATGAAGCAAAAAAAACTCTTCCACAGATCGAAAGGAATTGTTGGAATGAAGATTGGAGTCAAAAATACGTGACTCGTGGCAAGGGTCTACCGCTACCACAGGTGCAGCGATTAGGTCGTCAAATTTTAGAAGCATTGTTATTTCTGAAAGAGCGTGGCTTCCCAACGGTGACACACTTACATTCTGGCAATGTGATTGTTCAAAACGGAGTCGCTCGTTTAGCAGGTTTAGAAAATACTCTGCTCGGTTTCACAAGCCGTATCTATCCCGTTGTCACTTCCCGATCGTCGCACTTAAACTTTATCGACACGATATGTTTCGGTAAGGAGTCTGCTAATTTTATCGAATCTTCCTGCTCTACCAGAACTCATCCATCCCAAATGacatcaatttaaaatttacagTATCTGAATAAAATTCTCATCTTTTATTTTCAGGTCATGTGTTATTCGAGATGTGCGCAGGGTATGAATTGTGTTCATTTAAACCAACAGAAACGCAACTGTCCGATATCAACAAGTACCCTCAGGTTTGTTGATTACTCGATATTAATTGTTCTTTAAATTATTGACTATATTGCGGTAAAAGTTTTCGCGACGATTTCCtacgataaaatataaatcgaTTCATCATTCATGTTAGTTATTTATAGTGACATTTGAGTAATCTCAATTTCTCATTCATCCAGATTCTTGAAATTTTGGAGCTTATATTTGAACAGCCAGATGCTCGCTATCCCAGCGTGGAGGAGCTGCTGTTACATGATTTATTCCGCAATATTGATCTTCGCGAAATGCGAAGTGCGCCGGtaacggtaaaaattttctgtaaaataatttataaacaaagAGATATCTATAACTGTAACATGGATGTGGGGCCACAAttcggtaaatttttcagcctatgatcttaaaaaatttctggAGATTCAGGTTATAAAAGATCTAATTAGAAGTCTAAAAAAGACTTGCAAAATGATTTAGAATATACCTAGCGGAATACAGTCTCAACCTATACTTGTTACAGATGTTCCGTCCAACTTTATCACCTCCCGTGGTTAACTTACTAGATGGAATTAAACGAAAACATATCAACAAGAGGTAACCTggctattttcaaaatgtaacCGTTGTACTAATTTTTATCGCGATTTACAGTTAGTAGTTACTTCCTGCCTAAGTTTTGCTTATTCAGACCACGATGAGCAGAAATACAAGTTTTGTAGGTAAACACTTCAATTCAAGCGAATGAATATTTaagttgaaaaatagaagaaactAATTGTGGTGTGAATAAAtgcgaatttatttttaattgtagtcaattttggaatgctgagtattgatttttgaattattttaattccaTTTGCATGCTAGCAGACACAGATCTCATTCCGCAGGCGATGTGCCAGCCGCGAGAAGAATCTACTGGTAATGTGTGAATATTCACATGCTAATCTCAAATGCTATCAGTACAATTTGATTTGCCCTACAGACTGGAGAGTATTGATAGTGAGGACGTTGTATCGCTTGACAATCCTGCACCAGAACATAGAGAAGAAATTGAGGAGTCTTCACTTCTTGCTGAGATATACGACGAGCTTTCGACTACAACTATTTAAAATCCAGACCAGGAGCGATTtaattgagtaaatttttttatttttttttgtatttatcagggtttattttaattttatcgcgTTAAACAATGTTTCTTTATTGCGTTTGAAAAAACAACCATTGTAGATTTTTGTTAGTCACTTATACGATActgtatacctacgtatacctCGTAAATATAAACAGAAAATGAATCAACACTCCAATCAACTTTTCACTGTTTTACTatcaaaaacaataattaacgCTGAGAAACTACTCGTACGAGTATGCTCATGCAAACGAACTTTGAACTAATGATATTCCTGAGATACTAAAGACTATGATAAGAATAAATCAAACACCtaatacaaatataatataatcgcGGTATTAGAATAGATGAAacacaaaataattacgttattatttcattttaaattttctagatgaaaaatttaaacttcCCGCCAACGGTTAGGTACATTATGATGAATTATCAATAATCATAAATCATGTAATCAAAGTTTTTAATCAACACAATAACATAACTCATTACACATTTTTTGTTGCCAGGATACCTTGTAAAACTTTGACAACAGACAAACAGTAGATCTGATATAAAAAACAGTTCAATTCAGATTCTGATCCAGATGACATGACACTGGTACATATAATAGATTGTGagttttgtcaaattatttatgtttattcattaattaatatcttagaagaatattttcactcgtagaaaaagtaataatgtCAATTCGCTCagtgataatatttataattaagtaAGAGATGACCCATTGAACACACAATTTGCATGAAGTGATTATTCTTACTATCTTTGTATCCATCCGGATTTATCGATAAccaacaatttcaattttttgacttACATATGTTGTGGACACACATAGAAATTCTTGTTATTCCATAACTgttgaaaattacattttagTATGCTCCTAAAACTCTCTGCTctatgtcgaaaaaaaaacgtgagaAATTTGGGTATATGTATTACAATATTACAAAGAGATTTTTAGGTATATGAAGACAATTTAACGATCAACATAAATGAACTTCAGcaagagaaattttcatctcacTAATGACATACTAATAAACTCTCTGTATGTGCCCGAAATAAAATGATTGTTAACTGCAGTCAGCCTCATGTGTCCAAGGGATCAACTTGCGTGATCAACAGAACGCTGTACAAAAGTAAAGATAAACGTGGAATAACCTGACTTTAACAAGGATATCTACAAATACCCTGCTTGTTCAGCTCAAAGTGATTTTTCCGAAATCTCGTAAGTAACGTTCAACCAAATGATAAACACCTTATGCAATAAAACTTATGAAATATGACGATGAAccattattatttggtacaaGAAGATTAGGTATAAACCATTAGTAATAAATTACTTGCAACAAATTATGACGCTCCACCCTCAAGCTCACTTGCAGGCGTATCTGGTTCTTCGTCATTGTAAATGTTCTCAGCCATTTGCCAAACTTGCATTATGTTGTCTTCTGACACAGAACAAATAACCCATGGCTCATTGGGGTTCCAAGAGAAGTCACTTATTTTGGCTGTATGTCCACCATGAATGaactaaaacaaaaatattacgtgATTTTCcaatggtaataaaaaaaaattactttttacaAATCCAAGTTTCTACATCTGTTGTTCACTCTCTCTAACCACAAAATACaataaggaaataaaaacaatgaaagtgatttttcttttaccagTGTTATAATAGTACCTAACATACAGAACAACAACGAAACGAGTCAAAATCGGCTGCAAACTGTAGAATTCAGTGAATATTACCAGTAATTCGGGTGGTCCATCTTCGGCATCTTCAGTGGACTGTTCTTCTCCGATCTTACTCAGATCCCAAACATGTAAGCGTCTGTCGGTTCCGCTGCTAGCCAAAATTGTCTCATTGTGCGGTGACCATTgtacttggaaaatttcgTCTTTATGGGACTCGAATGAGTGAAGCTTCAACTTCAAATTTCTCAGATCCCACAGAGCTACCGTCTTGTCAGCACTGCCTGTGGCTAATATAAATTCCGAGTAAGGGTTGAAACTCAGACAGTTTACTTCTGCTGTATGAGCATCCACAGTATGGCTCGGCTTACTTGTGTTATTACATCTGTCCGCAAGCATAAAAACACATTAGAAAAACTCTGGTTATTCAATATATTATTTGAACCAGTTCAGTGTTAGTGAAATGTTTGTAATAGCTAATAATCAGAAAGAAATAAGTGGTAATTAGtaatatttgtaattgaaaattgtctcagtaactgttttaaaaaaatcagtgGTCCAAATagctttaacaataataataataattattttttaatcacaatTATATTTGCAATCGATGGGAGGAAGTAAGGAGTATAGCAGGGATTTGTGGCAGTTGTAGTAGAAACACCCGCATTTGCACAAGGGACAAGGGAAACTGCCGAAAAGCTTGTTCAGGTGTAGCTGGACCCAAGTCCAAACCATCGACCAGTAATCCGGCGCCTGAACGGCGTGAGCATCTTCCATTTTTGCAAATTGCCGTTCAGGACCGAATTGACAAGCCAGGGATTTGAACCAGTCTTCCTGCTCCGCAGCCATGAGTGCTAGCACCTGAGCTACTATGGTCGGTGGGTAACTTTATAGAACGCCGGTATATACTCGAATTACCATGctagtaaattgaaaaataatttgcttaCATATTCAAGTGGCCTAAAGCCTTTTGTatgagaaattaattaaagaatgaaaaaagtcgGATTCGTAACACAGCATTATACCTTGTATCCCAAATCATAAGTTTTTGGTCATCAGCTACTGATCCAAACAAGGACTCGTGCAGCAAATGCCAAGCGACATCTTCCACCACAGCTGTGTGACCAGTGAATATAGTCTTGGCATCGATTACTCTATGCTCTTTAGGTGTTGCATTGATGTCCCACAAGCATATAGTGTGATCGTCAGATGCGCTCAACAAGTAGCCGTTCAGGTTTGGATTCCACGACAAGCCGTATCCTTCTTTTTGATGTCCACGCAACCTACGAAAGTGTGATGCATATAATATTGTTATGCAAGGAATTTGACAATGaacgtaataattatttatattttttacctgAGATCTGGATGGCATTCACCGTTTGGATCGGGTTTGCTGGGATGCTTGGTATAGTCAAATACTAGTACGTCACTGGAGGGAGTTTTTGTAGCAATGACGCATGGATTTTGCGGCATGTAACGTGCCCTGTTGACTTCACCTTCGTGATTGATTTTTATctcgatttcaatttttccactGACAGATCCAAATCCTCCAAACTCTCCCTTCTCATTGTCGTAATGAGAAGCATCGAACTGTGCATCCTCATTGGGTAACTGTACGCTGGCAATTAGCAAGTGGTTTTGTTCATCGGAAGTATGAGTACCCAAAATAAGACGGTGCACAGAATAATCTTTCCCTTCTGGTCTTGTAACATCAGGCAACCATTGAGCTGTAAGGGAGGGCCACTCCAGGGCATGAGTCATTACAAGATCGTACAGAAAGggagtatttttcttccatattTTGTACTCTTCATTGATGACACGTTCCTCAACCGCATCGTCAAAtgtttctgaaaaatattccttCATTCGTCAAATGATCGCATAACCAATATgaggaaattaattttttattgtcaaCACGAATGACTCGCAAGAAGACTACACGTTCATATtatgcaatttttccattgatGATACAAGTTTTGAGCAAATATTTTCTCTGGAGTAAATTTAGCACTACAGATGGTGTAAACATGTCACTGTTCACAACCAAGTTGTCCAGCAaccaaataaaattaattcctATTCGAAACTCAATGCCGATTGCCGTCGCGGAATCCTTATTTTGTAACCTGTGACCATTACTCTACATCCTACATGTCACCGATAATGTTTATTTGGCGAAATAAGCATCAGGCATGATTGTGTAACAACAGGTAGATTTCTTGCTCATTGACTGCAGTTTGTATTTGAAGTGCATGAAAGTAAGTTTTCCAGTTTAATCTAtgcaatatttacattttttaaacattgtcGGAACATGACTgctgaaaatttgcaaaaacaaataacTACCCAAAAAAACTTCTATTCTGTATGAATTTAACACCttttaataatcaataaacATGGATAGAAAAACTTGTTTGCAATGATTACAAAATAACGAAATGGAACACTCTGATATTTTTTGGCAAGATATAAATGTAACTACACATCATACCATGGATAGCGTCCGGTGTTGGACAACTGTACAAAGTCTTAGTAAATGCAacatttgaaattcttttttgtaataCCTGTACCAAAAGCGCTCTTTTATGAACCATCCACAGGTACTTGAAGGAGTCTTTTAGACACCAGTGCCAGAAAACTTTCTCAAATCGCTAGCGGCCAATAGAGTTGCAGGCAAGTGTTCTTGTACCGCTagcagtttaaaaaaaaaatttgtctccTGCTCAGGTTTAAAAGACTTCTTTAATGTGGGTGGACagtgcataaaaaaaaaccaggaTTTTCGTTGCAgatgtaataaaaaagtagCATTGGATACACGATCAAAAGGTGGCGATGTTGAGCTCGTGCTATGCCTTTGCACTCGCTGTGCGGTATTGCTACCTTTACATTCTTGTATCAAAAAATACTGCTAGATTTCCTATGCTTTatctgaatttttcaagtttcgacATCAAATCAACAGGTTTCAATAAATCAAACCTGATCAAATATTATGAACAATTCTTCCAACTAATTCTTTAGCCTCATAGTGACATTATTGTAAATCACATTATAATGTTGAGCAAGAGAATAAACACAATAAAACTTTATTTAGACGTTTTTTAAACAGTATGAAAATTATGATCTATAAGTGAGAATAAtgttaaaatgaaaatccaTGATTTCTTATTTAATGCGTTTTACTTGAATTTATGATTTTAAATGGCTTCGGAGTTGGCGTTTTATCATATTATTTACAGTAAACTGAACCAATACCATTGAATAAATATAGGATGCGAGACAAGTAATAAACTTTATGcagtaattattcattgtAAATTGGTTGCATACATAGTACGGAAAGCTTTAACAATTATACTGATGatgtttatttgaaaatctaGGTGATTGTCAATTCAATGTAATTGTTGTTGATATAGAGAAATGCTGCTAGGGACCAGAATAAATAACACATAAGTGCAAAAGACATATACAAAAATGATATAATGTATAACTGAAATGTTTCAGAATAGTATGTATGCAAAACTACTGGaccagaaaaaattgaaagtataatgaaaaataatgcacatgtgtaaaatataaaataatgttttcCCACGTTaaggaattatttttaattgcttTACATGTATTTTGTCTGTGTTATAAACCATTTTTCATGTTAATTGATCTTCTCAAGAATATTATAAACGAAATATACATCCATTTCATCTTAGTTTAAATGAGTGTATGTAAGACTTTTAGGATCAGCCCTTTCCCTactttctattttcaaatccGCATGAGCATTTCCAATGTTTCCAAtgtttaatataataaactaCAAACTACAGGTTTGAATGCAAATTTGTAATTCTCtcaattcgaaaaaatatatatatttccagCTTTTCCTAACTTTTCTTGTGGCAAATAGAATTCTATGGGGTTCTAATGCTCAGTTCTCTCTAGCAACTAGACGCCAAGGACTAGTAACGAGTATATTTATCACAGTTACCGAGCAAAGGGTTTTAAACgtgtaatttcatttcaatataatgactttgaaatttttaaaggTTTCCTCACTATTACAACATTCCCAGACCATATGACTATGATCATGTTTCGTTGGGTGAGGCTGCATCTTCGGAAACTCGATTAAAGATTGTTCAGTATCTATAAACATGAAGCAATTGCCTTTTCTAAAGTGGATGTAATGTATGAATTTGTATAGGGTACTTGTTGCATTGGGTtacattaaaataattcagtaGTTTACTTCATGTTTCAGATCAGCTGATAACCTCATCCATTCAAACAGAAGATGcgaacaatgaaaaatgagcAAATAGAATTCATAATGGCTCGAACTCAGTGCTATTATCAAATCGCTCAAAGTTGGCAAAAAAATGTACGTAGgctcaaaaatattatcttaTACTGTTATATTGCAGTAAAAAATTACCGGCCTCTACAAATAACTAGTCGAAGAGGGACTCGAACGTTGCGCTCGACTTTGTGCAAAAGTAGATGCTGTGTATGttctgaaatatttgagaGATGCGTAGAATCGCGATTGCCTAGGAGCTGCGAAATTATAATCTTGCAAATCCGCGGTGTATGTAATacaggaataaatttattacgcGAGCTGTGAATGCGATTCGGAATGTGAAGCGCGTAAGTTAGTGAAAATACAAGTCTTTCACAAGGAATTTGGGATGTATCAATAACAACTTTAAATTGCTTAAATGCGTAGAGATAGAAGAAATAATGCTTGATTGTGGCTTAAAGTATCGCTCAGCACGCTCACCTCCGTCTTTGTCTCCCATTTGTGTTTGGTTTGAAATAGATATTCTGTACAACCAGCTAGATTTAGGCTACCTCCAAACACTGCGCCCGCCAAAAAGACGCGAATGCTCCGAAACCGGGAACCGTCAAAGGCCTCAGCCATACATCGTTGAGGACATAGATGATGTACTCACTATAAATTAGAAGCACCTCTAGAGTGTTAGATAAAACGACAAATTTCATAGTGTTTTCTGCTGGCTGCTGTGACGTTGAACAGCACTCCACGAAATTTCTTGAATGCTATACACTAGAAACTATCGTATAGGGGCTCTATTCTCGAGTTGAAGACCCTAGATATCGTATGCGAGATGTATGAGGGCAGCCCCGTGACACtcaccactgctcgtatactaaaaaattgtacgcgtcttgtccccgttttttaattcctctacgtggcgctagtagactcctggtagacttctgacacgcttgctgccctcgctgaccgcgcgcaaGCTCGTCAGgtaactactagcgccactagtggtggaacttggcggcagaatcgagggacattttgcgaaccacttttagcagcATGTGTCAGGGGGCTGTCTGAGGATGTATTCCGACCTCCGTGAAGTTGGCCCCCCgaagttgttatttttaaatctaattaATGCAATTCGTTTGAGAATCGTTTGAGAGGGTTTGAGGGTACAGAAAAATCGTTTGAGAGTT
Proteins encoded in this region:
- the LOC124298585 gene encoding chromatin assembly factor 1 p55 subunit; the protein is MGDKDGETFDDAVEERVINEEYKIWKKNTPFLYDLVMTHALEWPSLTAQWLPDVTRPEGKDYSVHRLILGTHTSDEQNHLLIASVQLPNEDAQFDASHYDNEKGEFGGFGSVSGKIEIEIKINHEGEVNRARYMPQNPCVIATKTPSSDVLVFDYTKHPSKPDPNGECHPDLRLRGHQKEGYGLSWNPNLNGYLLSASDDHTICLWDINATPKEHRVIDAKTIFTGHTAVVEDVAWHLLHESLFGSVADDQKLMIWDTRCNNTSKPSHTVDAHTAEVNCLSFNPYSEFILATGSADKTVALWDLRNLKLKLHSFESHKDEIFQVQWSPHNETILASSGTDRRLHVWDLSKIGEEQSTEDAEDGPPELLFIHGGHTAKISDFSWNPNEPWVICSVSEDNIMQVWQMAENIYNDEEPDTPASELEGGAS